AACTGAAGAAAGAAAGAACACTATtaatatgaaagtaaaacataatGTTAAAGATGTCAAGATCAACAAAGGATACTACTATTTGGTGGATAGCACCAGAGACAAAGCATTCAACCTAACTATTCAAAGGCTTAAGATTCATAAAGTACCAAACCTGGTAAAATGGAATGATATGCTGAGTATTGACCATGTTTATAAACGCATAGCCAACGTTGCATTTGTTCTGGAAAGTAGAGAACCACACATACCCAATGAGTAAATCAATAATGGATGCAGGTATGCCCATCAATAGCAAGTTACTGCAGTTACCTTAAAATCAATTGGCAAATAGATGAAGTCATAAGTTCCTCGATGATTTTCATCAATAGCAGCCAACAGCATCTTAGAGGTGTATCTATATAGACCAGGATAAAACAGTTTAATGGGAATGAATAACAAGCAGATAACTTACATCCATATAGCCAAAAAGGAGTGAAAATAAGAATTCAGCATACTTATTGGGAATGTTCTTTATCATAAGTGTCGTTCGAGAGTCTTCACCACGTATAATACGTTCAATATCAAGTTCATACTGCTTCTTGTTATCACTCTGAGTAGCATTTGTGTCATTTCTTCGGCTCCTGATCCGCTCAGTAGGACCATCAAATGAACCAGGCATGGGGAAGATTGGATTCCTTCCATGGTAAATCTGACCCCTTTGTTGAGGTGAAAGAATACCGACATGTGCAAGAGAAACAGAAGGGTCCATACAGTTTCCACCAACACGAGAAAATATGTTATGAGAAGTAAGTTCTAGCCAATGCAACTGAGAAGCTGCAGAAAGCCCCATGCTTCCGTGAGATCCAGGATGAAAAGCAGGCCGTTCAATGGAATCCCCACCATAGGTATGTCTCCTGCCCCAAAGTGATGGATTGACAGCAGGTGCCGAACCAACATGATGGTGTAAAGGAACAACCGTGTTTACCATATGAGATTGTCCTCTAGGAATTCCATGGATCTGAGATGGATTAGTAGGAATGTTGTTTATAAATGATGGTGGATTTGACCATGACATGGGGTTAGGGGTTTTATGGTGGAACACATTTGTATTATTCCATACATATTGATGTCCCTGAAGAGAGCAGATTCTATTTGCAGAACAAAATGCTGCAAGTAATAATATACATTAGGCAATAATCAAGAAAGCAATAAAGGGAAACAGATCTTGAAAACctatcttttttataatgataaatgaCTCACCAAAAGCCAACAAAATTAGCACTCAAAATTGATCAGAAACAGATGCAACATTGGTAACGAGAAGTTATTCTAACCAAATAAAAAGTGCAGAAAATGAAAATAATGGTTCATTGTCCATACCTTCATTGTGATCAGTAGCATGCCCATTGAAGCTAGCAGATCCTACTTTTTGTAGATGCCTCTTATCAATTCCTTCAACAGGTCTGGATATGACACCCGTACCCACAGCTGACATAGTACTTGAGTGGTAAGGAATGTCATTATTTACTTCATCGTGATAATCTGGAAGGGAGCGAGGATGAAAACCAGGCATATCTTGAAATTCAAAATTCATCTGGCCCAGTGAATGCGTGATGTCAGAATGGGCAGCTTGACTGTTACCAACTGATGCAACTCTTATAGGGGAAGGTAAATTCTGAGACATGCTAGATGAGATTCCATGGAATGTGGCCTCTATAATTGGGTTGAATGGTGCTTGAACCGCAGATTTTAGACCTTGGATAGCTCCATTTTCAAGACCTTTGGATGTGTTTACTCCAAGCGAGGACGGTCCTGAAAATTTGACATTTAGGTAAATTATGTAGGCCAGAAACATAACCTGACATGAGAAGCGACATAACACATTTAGTCACGTATCATTTGAAAATCAAAGCCCAAATAATCATACCAAAGCACCCAGGGAGATAGTTATTTGGACTTTCCTGCCAGCATCCAtgtaattcttcctgcttcagcTCTGGAGATAACTGTTGCGTGAAGCTGTTGGCAAAGGAATTGCGTCACTATATATGATAGTCAAAATGCAAAATTAAACAACGGTGGTATTTAAAAGTTAATAGTTATGAGAGTAAGTGTAATTCCAGATGAAACACCTATAACTGATAATATAATAGTACTGTGCATGCCTGCATGGCATGCAATGTAGACTGCTAGTGACATTTCGATATCATAGTACCAGAAAATATCCTTTCCTCAATTATTGAACTTATTTTCGtgtaaataaaaaaaggaagCAGTAAGCAAGGGGCTTTTCTCAAACACCACAACACTACTTCCAATCCGAACCAATAGGACCAAATTTTCAGTTACCAGCCTACGGTTGGATAGGCTAAATGTTGTATACAAATTAGTAAAATACCATATGAAGATATTGATCTAAAGACTGTCTGCTCAAAAGAAGAACCAACAGAAGCTTTGTCTAGAAAGAAAATATAATCTGCTTAATACTGAATAAAAATGATAAGAAAAGTGAACTAGATTCTATTGTTATGCAAAACAAAACCATAATATTTTGCTAATGAAATATGTTGTACTAAAGATAAACTATCTGGCTTAAACTTGAACTTAAAATTTTCATTCCAAAATACAATAGTACACCCAAAAAAATTGCACGTTAAACTATATTCTCTTCCCGTGTAGCTGGCTACATATTAGTAGCCATGGGTACTAGCATTGACCCCATACACAAAGGAAGATTAGTTCACTATATGGGTCACAAGCCAAGTAATGCATATAAGTTCATGCACCTATCTATTCGAAAAGAAAGATAAATTGTAAATTAACTACAGACAATTGGACATAACATTAAGAATGTCCAAAAAGTTAATCTAGGGTGAGGTTTTAATGTCAAAATAGTCAATCTAAGGGGGCCATATGGAATTTATAACAATTTTAGTTGaagtattcataaaaaaaattaagaacccGAGATAACCAACAGAGAGAGTTCCATTTATttgatttagttttattttttttctaccaAACAATATGATACATGAAGCATCAAGACATGTTCTAAAATACTACCATGCCATTTCAATCTCAGTTCCTAGTTCACTCTGTtgtcaaaaatatttttcaaccATCACCAATAGACAAACACTTGCATCTGAGATGCAGTGCAACCATACAAGATCTCATTTTCATATCTGCCAATAGTAAATAAGAATATAGATGACCCATTGATAGTAGAAATGCACAGTATACCTGACTATATCAACTTCTATAAGTTCTATTACTCAGATAACAGAGCACAAGATCCTAGATAAGAAAGTTAATGCTGAAAAACGATCCCATATGATGAGTTTTTCAGTCTTTGTGGTTATTGTCTATCCAATTGTATTATTAACACAAAAGACAAGCATGGCCCAAAACTGAACATGCCAGTTGTTGAATTTCAGGTTCACTACAGTACAATTTTTGAACATAGATCCATCATGACTATTGAACCATCCATTATCGTGAGAAAACTTTCTGTTCAACAAAAACTCACGCAACTGAGTACTGAGAGAGGCTATATTAATATGAATAGGTATGGCAGGAGCTCTATAAATATTAAGGGTGGTTGTAATAAAAAACAAAATTCAAAAGAGCCAACAAGATTATTATTCATTAAATTAGTTTGTGAACGACCCTCCATTATGAAAGCTCAGCTGAATCCTAGAAATTAGTTAACGGGAAAATAAAAGAATGAAGAAATGGAGTGCCTGTTCAAAATTTTGATGCATTTTAAATGTGTACAATTATACATACTAAGACATGAAAATGAAATAACAATACTATGTACCAAGCTTCCAACACTTCAAATTGATTTATCATACTTGGAGTTGGAACTAAAAAATTAAAGCTGAGTAGCTGACACAAAATTGTAAATGAAATCCAGAACAGTGACTACTTCAAAACTCACAAGATAAGAATATAGCTAAATAATCAATTTGACCAGCTATTTTTGTAACATAAATAAGAATGATAGAACACCACAAGACAGATTAAAAGATAgcattaaattaaataaagaataatgAACAACCAAAAATCCACTTAACTTTCCATATCATTTCCCAAAAAATCACCAACTAAATAGATATATACAGAGACAAAGCTGCTACAGGACATTATGAATATGGGAACAAAACTGAGTTTGCTTAGATAATACCCACCATCTTGCACCTCCAAGGTGGC
This Musa acuminata AAA Group cultivar baxijiao chromosome BXJ1-2, Cavendish_Baxijiao_AAA, whole genome shotgun sequence DNA region includes the following protein-coding sequences:
- the LOC103976771 gene encoding protein MEI2-like 4 isoform X2, producing MEDIEAQTIGNLLPDDDELLSGVTYDKGYTGKPNDETDVDDDIFYSGGGMELETDDKINENKTYEFAGGGASNYQQGKLNGPFASEHPYGEHPSRTLFVRNINSNVEDGELRALFEQYGDIRTLYTACKHRGFVMISYYDIRAALNAIQALQNKPLRCWKLDIHFSIPKDNPSEKDVNQGMLLVFNLDSSVTNDDLHQIFGIYGEIKEICSTQHKCHHKSIEFYDVRAAEAALHALNGSDIAGKKIRLELSHLGGARCFTQQLSPELKQEELHGCWQESPNNYLPGCFGPSSLGVNTSKGLENGAIQGLKSAVQAPFNPIIEATFHGISSSMSQNLPSPIRVASVGNSQAAHSDITHSLGQMNFEFQDMPGFHPRSLPDYHDEVNNDIPYHSSTMSAVGTGVISRPVEGIDKRHLQKVGSASFNGHATDHNEAFCSANRICSLQGHQYVWNNTNVFHHKTPNPMSWSNPPSFINNIPTNPSQIHGIPRGQSHMVNTVVPLHHHVGSAPAVNPSLWGRRHTYGGDSIERPAFHPGSHGSMGLSAASQLHWLELTSHNIFSRVGGNCMDPSVSLAHVGILSPQQRGQIYHGRNPIFPMPGSFDGPTERIRSRRNDTNATQSDNKKQYELDIERIIRGEDSRTTLMIKNIPNKYTSKMLLAAIDENHRGTYDFIYLPIDFKNKCNVGYAFINMVNTQHIIPFYQSFNGKKWEKFNSEKVASLAYARIQGKAALIAHFQNSSLMNEDKRCRPILFHTDGPNAGDQEPFPVGTNIKSRSGRWRTDSSEENHQGDKSTSANGEASCDAAVSPSGPQKI